The proteins below are encoded in one region of Corvus hawaiiensis isolate bCorHaw1 chromosome 3, bCorHaw1.pri.cur, whole genome shotgun sequence:
- the PEX6 gene encoding LOW QUALITY PROTEIN: peroxisome biogenesis factor 6 (The sequence of the model RefSeq protein was modified relative to this genomic sequence to represent the inferred CDS: deleted 1 base in 1 codon), which translates to MAVAVVRPLDAPPAELSPATALLLAPAGLCAALRGRGGALVLAVRPAGRGGAQPVLLSAVALEAGGRRGAELWLRGALLRRLGLAAGRRVAVWPVRRPPALAWVLLGAAGRAGRLAGGAVLARRGEALPGPGPGPGPLVLEARPALQGLLGSGTRTALAPPPPAPPGAARGRPPPAAAPPLVSRFAAAAAGPRLRAVPGGAGGGGGGAEVWVSRRGLLALGLFQGEWVRVGAEGAAREHLAALLARPPPWEYPRAARRGLADGTALLAPALAFNLGCDPAAAAQLRLQRYERTGAADGKGSRSVLSVPPFAKELHLEIVCSPAYSTRGSYDCVLYRHFETPRLVQEGDILCVPTFGNAEFIELNADKFLRWPELYFKVKKIVGVVEGEQSEGYLVDTQNTSLYLVGSANSTVPSAPAYNSSEFWSSLSPAGLSDVVKQLCDALRPHLNRRASALSGVGSVLLSGPSGSGKLMAVRAVCSCLNLHLFKVDCVSLCSDTSAATEEKVQVAFSQAQQYQPCVLLLKDIEVLGRDRDGLREDARVIATLRQLLLDRDPALSHPVLVVGTTCKPQDVPTDVQTAFLHEVKIEAPSEEQRRLMLSMLTASLPLGKEVSLSKLARRTAGFVLGDFCALLSHSSRAACTRIQALSFPGGLSEEVERDFCSAGFPVLEEDFSAALDQLHDAHSQAVGAPKIPSVSWQDVGGLQEVKKEILDTIQLPLEHPELLSLGLCRSGLLLYGPPGTGKTLLAKAVATTCAMTFLSVKGPELINMYVGQSEENVRNVFARARAAAPCIIFFDELDSLAPSRGRSGDSGGVMDRVVSQLLAELDGLHSSREVFVIGATNRPDLLDPALLRPGRFDKLVYVGISEDRESQLQVLSAVTRKFKLDPSVNLTTILEKCPAQLTGADIYALCSDAMMCAVKRKVEWIEEGLDTEKSALILTMEDFLQAAARLQPSVSEQELLRYRLIQQKFAAC; encoded by the exons atggcgGTGGCCGTGGTGCGGCCGCTGGACGCGCCGCCGGCCGAGCTGTCGCCGGCCACGGCGCTGCTGCTGGCGCCGGCGGGGCTGTGCGCGGCGCtgcgcgggcggggcggcgcgctGGTGCTGGCGGTGCggccggcggggcgcggcggggcgcaGCCGGTGCTGCTGAGCGCCGTGGCGCTGgaggcgggcgggcggcgcggcgcggaGCTGTGGCTGCGCGGGGCGCTGCTGCGGCGGCTGGGGCTGGCGGCCGGCCGGAGGGTGGCCGTGTGGCCCGTGCGGCGCCCGCCGGCGCTcgcctgggtgctgctgggggcggcgggccgggcggggaggCTGGCGGGCGGCGCGGTGCTGGCGCGGCGGGGCGAggcgctgccggggccgggccccgggccgggcccgctggtgCTGGAGGCGCGCCCGGCGCTCCAGGGGTTGCTGGGCAGCGGGACGCGCACCGCCCtcgcgcccccgccgcccgccccgccgggcgccgcccgcggccgccccccgcccgccgccgcgccgcccctCGTCTCCCGcttcgccgccgccgccgccggcccgcGGCTGCGGGCGGTGCCCGgaggggcgggcggcggcggcggcggggcggaggTGTGGGTGAGCCGGCGCGGGCTGCTGGCGCTGGGGCTGTTCCAGGGCGAGTGGGTGCGGGTGGGCGCGGAGGGGGCGGCCCGCGAGCACCTGGCGGCGCTGCTGGCCCGGCCGCCGCCCTGGGAGTACCCGCGGGCCGCCCGCCGCGGCCTGGCCGACGGCACCGCGCTGctggccccggccctggccttCAACCTGGGCTGCgac cccgccgccgccgcccagCTCCGCCTGCAG AGGTACGAAAGGACCGGCGCCGCGGATGGGAAGGGCAGCCGGTCCGTGCTGTCTGTGCCCCCGTTCGCCAAGGAGCTGCACCTGGAGATCGTCTGCTCGCCGGCCTACAGCACCCGGGGAAGTTACGACTGCGTGCTCTACAGGCACTTCGAAACACCGCG GCTAGTCCAGGAGGGAGACATCCTGTGTGTTCCAACATTTGGAAATGCTGAATTTATAGAACTAAACGCAGACAAGTTCCTAAG GTGGCCAGAGCTTTATTTCAAGGTGAAGAAGATCGTAGGCGTGGTGGAAGGCGAGCAGTCTGAGGGTTACCTGGTGGACACCCAGAACACGTCTCTCTATCTG gTGGGTTCAGCAAACAGCACTGTGCCATCTGCCCCAGCCTATAACAGCAGTGAGTTCTGGAGCAGTTTGTCTCCTGCGGGACTTTCCGATGTCGTGAAACAGCTCTGTGATGCTCTTCGGCCTCACCTGAACCGTCG GGCCAGTGCACTGAGCGGCGTGGGCAGCGTTCTCCTCTCGGGGCCGAGCGGCAGCGGGAAGCTGATGGCTGTCAGAGCTGTGTGTAGCTGCCTCAACCTCCACCTCTTCAAG GTGGATTGCGTCAGTTTGTGCAGTGACACCAGTGCAGCCACAGAGGAGAAAGTACAGGTGGCCTTCAGCCAGGCCCAGCAGTACCAGCCCTGTGTGCTCCTGCTGAAAGACATCGAGGTGCTTGGCAGAGACCGAGACGGGCTCAGAGAGGATGCCAGGGTCATTGCTActctgaggcagctgctcctggacaGAGACCCAGCACTGAG CCACCCTGTCCTGGTGGTTGGCACAACCTGCAAGCCCCAGGATGTCCCGACAGACGTGCAGACTGCTTTCCTTCATGAGGTGAAGATCGAAGCCCcttcagaggagcagaggaggtTGATGCTGAGCATGCTGACTGCCAGCCTGCCTCTGGGCAAAGAAGTGAGCCTGTCCAAGCTGGCCCGCAGGACTGCC GGATTTGTGCTGGGAGATTTCTGTGCCTTGCTGTCCCACAGCAGCCGGGCTGCTTGCACCCGTATCCAGGCCTTGAG TTTTCCAGGTGGACTGAGCGAAGAAGTGGAGAGGGATTTTTGCTCTGCTGGGTTCCCGGTGCTCGAGGAGGATTTTAGTGCTGCACTGGACCAGCTACATGATGCCCACTCGCAGGCAGTGGGAGCCCCAAAG ATCCCCTCAGTGTCCTGGCAGGATGTTGGTGGGCTGCAGGAGGTGAAGAAGGAGATCCTGGACACTATCCAGTTGCCCCTggagcacccagagctgctgtcactggGTCTGTGCCGCTCTGGTCTGCTGCTGTACGGGcctccagggacagggaagaCCTTGCTGGCAAAAGCTGTGGCAACAACGTGCGCCATGACATTCCTTAG TGTGAAAGGGCCGGAGCTCATCAACATGTATGTTGGGCAAAGTGAGGAGAACGTGCGCAATG TGTTTGccagagccagggcagctgctccctgcattATCTTCTTTGATGAGCTGGATTCCCTGGCCCCGAGTCGTGGGAGAAGTGGAGATTCAGGGGGTGTCATGGACAG AGTTGTCTCACAGCTCCTTGCAGAGCTCGATGGCCTTCATTCCTCCAGAGAGGTGTTCGTCATTGGAGCCACGAACAGGCCTGACCTCCTGGACCCAGCTCTGCTACGGCCAGGCAG GTTTGACAAGCTGGTCTACGTGGGCATCAGCGAGGACCGGGAGTCgcagctgcaggtgctgagcGCCGTCACCAGGAA GTTTAAACTGGATCCTTCTGTGAATCTCACCACCATCCTAGAAAAATGCCCAGCTCAGCTGACAGGAGCAGACATCTACGCCCTGTGTTCAGATGCCATGATGTGTGCTGTCAAACGGAAGGTGGAGTGGATTGAGGAAG GGCTGGATACTGAGAAGTCTGCTCTGATCCTGACCATGGAAGActttctgcaggctgctgccaggTTGCAGCCATCAGtctctgagcaggagctgctcaggtACAGACTCATCCAGCAGAAGTTTGCAGCCTGCTAA
- the LOC125323874 gene encoding LOW QUALITY PROTEIN: visual system homeobox 1-like (The sequence of the model RefSeq protein was modified relative to this genomic sequence to represent the inferred CDS: inserted 2 bases in 1 codon; deleted 1 base in 1 codon), translating to MPGRAEPSGGRAAAGPVAVPVPVTPGAAARPGGAGLRAKGFAITDLLGLEAELQPPPGPPPAATAGGYEGGGALGLGLGLLCGLGGAGAPCLLPAPLPLLPARGPPPXPPGPPPAARRHKENISDEDSLSGDASDLKMSTAQIKRKKRRHRTVFTAHQLEELEKAFNEAHYPDVYAREMLAVKTELPEDRIQVWFQNRRAKWRKREKCWGRSSVMAEYGLYGAMVRHSIPLPESIINSAKSGLVGSCAPWLLGMHKKSMEVSRKAESQEKLADGWRMEQEEEELKGKQASSQKGSDKLGPAKDSEDTAIDLSRTAKHEKRGVLRQYINGDPPTEQNDRDH from the exons atgccgggccgggcggagccGTCGGGGGGAcgcgcggcggcggggccggtggCGGTGCCCGTACCGGTGACacccggggcggcggcgcggccgggaGGCGCGGGGCTGCGGGCCAAGGGCTTCGCCATCACCGacctgctggggctggaagcCGAGCTGCAGccgccccccgggccccccccgGCCGCCACTGCCGGTGGCTACGAGGGCGGCGgggcgctggggctggggctggggctgctgtgcgGCCTG GGGGGGGCGGGCGCCCCGTGCCTGCTGCCCGCCCcgctgccgctcctgcccgcccgcggccccccgCC GCCTCCCGGGCCGCCTCCGGCCGCCCGCCGCCACAAGGAGAACATCTCCG ATGAGGACAGCCTGTCTGGGGACGCCAGCGACCTGAAGATGTCCACCGCCCAGATCAAGAGGAAGAAACGCCGGCACAG GACGGTATTCACAGCTCaccagctggaggagctggagaaggctTTCAATGAAGCGCACTACCCCGACGTCTATGCCCGGGAGATGCTGGCTGTGAAGACGGAGCTGCCGGAGGACAGGATACAG GTTTGGTTTCAGAACCGAAGAGCCAAGTGGCGGAAGCGGGAGAAGTGCTGGGGCCGGAGCAGCGTGATGGCCGAGTATGGCCTCTATGGGGCCATGGTGAGGCATTCCATCCCTCTGCCCGAGTCCATCATCAACTCCGCCAAGAGTGGGCTCGTGGGATCCTGCGCCCCGTGGCTGCTGG GTATGCACAAAAAGTCCATGGAGGTAAGCAGGAAGGCAGAGAGCCAAGAGAAGCTGGCAGATGGCTGGCGaatggagcaggaggaggaggaactcAAAGGGAAGCAGGCCAGTTCCCAGAAGGGCTCTGACAAGCTTGGGCCTGCAAAAGACTCGGAGGACACAGCCATCGACCTCTCCAGGACAGCCAAGCACGAGAAGAGGGGTGTGCTGAGGCAGTACATCAACGGGGACCCCCCCACAGAGCAGAACGACAGGGACCACTGA